DNA sequence from the Candidatus Methylomirabilota bacterium genome:
GCGGATCATGCCGGTCTATCCCCGCGATCTCGTCGGTCACGCCGACCGTCCACCCGACCCGCGGTGGCCGGGTGGCGCGCGCCTCGCCGTCAACTTCGTCCTCAACTACGAGGAAGGCGGCGAGCGCTCGGTCCTCCACGGCGACGACACGTCGGAGACGCGGCTGGCCGATCTCTTCGCCCCGACGCCGCTCCGCGGCGCCCGCGATCTCGCCATGGAGTCGGCCTACGAGTACGGCGCCCGGGTCGGCTTCTGGCGCTTGATGCGGGTCTTCGCCAGCCGGACGGTCCCGCTGACCGTCTATGCCGTGGGCATGGCCCTGGAGCGCAATCCGCGGGCAGCCGAGGCGATGGCGCGGCAGGGCTGCGACATCGTCGATCACGGCTGGCGCTGGCTCGACTACCACGGCGTCGACGAGGCGACCGAGCGGGAACACATCCGCCTCTCGGTCGAGGCGATCCGGCGCCTCACCGGGGCCCGGCCGCGGGGGTGGTACGTGGGGACGCCGAGTCCCAACACGCGGCGCCTCGTCGTGGAGGAGGGCGGGTTCCTCTATGACAGCGACGCCTACAACGACGAGCTGCCCTACTGGAACCACGAGCACGGCCGGCCGCACCTCATCGTCCCGCACACCCTCGACGACAACGACACGCGGCTGGCCCGCGGCCTCGGCTGGGGCCAGGCCGAGGACTTCTCCCTCTCGCTCCGCGACAACTTCGACGCGCTCTACCGCGAAGGCGCCGAGGCGCCCAAGATGATGACGGTCGCCGTCCACTGCCGGCTGGCCGGCAAGCCCGGGCGGGCAGCCGCCTTCGCGCGCTTCGTCGATCACGTGCTGCGCCACGACCGGGTGTGGATCTGCCGCCGCCTCGAGCTCGCCGAGCACTGGCGCGCCCACCACCCGCCGGCATCAGGGTCGACCCCGTGACCGAGATCGAGCCGATCCTCAATGAACCGACCTTCCAAACGCGACCTTCGCTTGCTGTTGGC
Encoded proteins:
- the puuE gene encoding allantoinase PuuE, producing MMPVYPRDLVGHADRPPDPRWPGGARLAVNFVLNYEEGGERSVLHGDDTSETRLADLFAPTPLRGARDLAMESAYEYGARVGFWRLMRVFASRTVPLTVYAVGMALERNPRAAEAMARQGCDIVDHGWRWLDYHGVDEATEREHIRLSVEAIRRLTGARPRGWYVGTPSPNTRRLVVEEGGFLYDSDAYNDELPYWNHEHGRPHLIVPHTLDDNDTRLARGLGWGQAEDFSLSLRDNFDALYREGAEAPKMMTVAVHCRLAGKPGRAAAFARFVDHVLRHDRVWICRRLELAEHWRAHHPPASGSTP